In one Mucilaginibacter sp. PAMB04168 genomic region, the following are encoded:
- a CDS encoding TlpA disulfide reductase family protein — protein MKKIIITALAALPVAVMAQAPAGTFTVKGKVGNLSAPAKAYLEYRADGKTIDDSVTLKNGEFQFKGTAPAAPVQAYLLLNPAGNGLNKSRDYQLIYLEKGIITVQSKVDTMKMATVSGTPTNMDNQAFKDANKPVNDIYAAMNAKAKAATPQQRESAEFKKEIEAMDKAADEKSEAITKDFVKSHPKSVMSLNLLRNIAYGADYAEIAPLYAALSPSVKSSESGKKFGEQLAGMKSVALGATAPDFAMADTSGTMVKLSSFRGKYLLVDLWASWCGPCRQENPNVVRTFNKYKDRNFTVLGVSLDRPDAKAKWLAAIQKDGLTWTHVSDLKYWENAVAKAWGVQAIPQNFLLDPNGKVIAKNLRGDALDAKLAEVLAKSDKTKAE, from the coding sequence ATGAAAAAAATAATAATAACCGCCCTTGCTGCACTACCAGTTGCGGTAATGGCACAGGCGCCTGCCGGTACTTTTACCGTAAAAGGTAAAGTTGGAAACTTAAGTGCGCCGGCTAAAGCTTACCTTGAGTATCGGGCGGATGGAAAAACCATCGATGATTCGGTGACGCTTAAAAATGGTGAGTTTCAATTTAAAGGTACGGCTCCGGCAGCTCCGGTACAAGCTTATTTGTTACTCAACCCGGCGGGTAATGGTTTAAATAAAAGCCGCGACTATCAGTTAATTTACCTGGAGAAAGGAATAATTACTGTGCAAAGCAAGGTTGATACCATGAAAATGGCAACAGTAAGCGGTACGCCCACCAATATGGATAATCAGGCTTTTAAAGATGCCAACAAACCAGTGAATGATATTTATGCAGCTATGAATGCCAAAGCAAAAGCTGCAACTCCTCAACAGCGCGAATCGGCAGAATTTAAAAAGGAAATAGAAGCCATGGATAAAGCAGCTGATGAAAAGTCAGAAGCTATTACCAAGGACTTTGTAAAAAGCCATCCTAAATCTGTAATGAGCTTGAACCTGTTGCGCAATATTGCTTACGGTGCCGATTATGCTGAAATAGCGCCGTTATACGCTGCTTTGTCGCCATCAGTAAAATCCAGCGAAAGCGGTAAAAAGTTCGGTGAACAATTGGCTGGGATGAAAAGTGTAGCCCTTGGCGCCACTGCTCCTGATTTTGCCATGGCCGATACCAGCGGAACGATGGTGAAGTTATCATCTTTTAGAGGTAAGTATTTACTGGTTGATCTGTGGGCATCATGGTGCGGCCCTTGCCGTCAGGAAAATCCAAATGTGGTACGTACGTTTAACAAATACAAAGACCGCAATTTTACTGTTCTAGGCGTATCTCTTGACAGACCAGACGCTAAAGCCAAGTGGCTGGCCGCTATTCAAAAAGATGGTTTAACGTGGACTCACGTATCTGATTTAAAATATTGGGAAAATGCAGTAGCAAAAGCTTGGGGTGTACAAGCTATACCGCAAAACTTTTTACTTGACCCTAACGGCAAAGTAATTGCCAAAAATTTACGGGGCGATGCTTTAGATGCTAAGCTAGCCGAGGTGTTAGCTAAGAGTGATAAAACGAAAGCGGAGTAA
- a CDS encoding branched-chain amino acid aminotransferase → MTTETLDIKITKSAQSRLAQTDFSKLVFGHTFTDHMLVADYADGEWKNFEIVPYGEIGMSPAISSLHYGQAFFEGLKAYKHADGQVSVFRPDKNAARFNKSAERLCMPVMPEELFVQSIAALVDVERDWIPTADNHSLYIRPVMFATDPFLGVVPSKTYKYVILTCPVGPYFSKPLRVKFETTFTRSAEGGFGYAKAAGNYGGAMLPTRRAIEEGFDQLIWTDAKEHLYAEEMGAANVMFLLDGKLVTPSTRDTILDGVTRDTVIAMAKDWGITVEERRISITEILEGARSGKLTDAFGAGTAATIAPVGAFNFEGEEYTLSDPATREFSNRLFNTLNDLRYGLIADTHGWNYMV, encoded by the coding sequence ATGACTACTGAAACGCTTGACATCAAGATAACCAAATCTGCCCAATCGCGCCTGGCGCAAACCGACTTTAGTAAGTTAGTATTTGGACATACTTTTACCGATCACATGCTGGTGGCCGATTATGCCGACGGCGAATGGAAAAATTTTGAGATTGTGCCTTACGGCGAAATAGGTATGAGCCCGGCTATTTCATCATTGCACTACGGACAAGCCTTTTTTGAGGGCCTAAAAGCTTACAAACATGCCGACGGGCAGGTTTCTGTCTTTCGGCCGGATAAGAACGCAGCCCGCTTTAACAAATCTGCTGAGCGCTTGTGCATGCCCGTAATGCCCGAAGAACTTTTTGTACAAAGCATTGCCGCACTGGTTGATGTAGAGCGCGATTGGATCCCTACCGCCGACAATCACTCGCTGTACATTCGTCCGGTTATGTTTGCTACCGATCCGTTTTTGGGTGTTGTTCCCTCAAAAACTTATAAATACGTAATTTTAACCTGCCCTGTTGGTCCTTACTTCAGCAAGCCACTGCGCGTAAAATTCGAAACCACTTTCACACGTTCGGCCGAAGGTGGCTTTGGCTACGCCAAGGCAGCCGGCAACTATGGCGGCGCAATGTTGCCTACCCGCCGGGCTATTGAAGAAGGATTTGACCAGTTGATTTGGACCGACGCCAAAGAACATTTGTATGCAGAAGAAATGGGTGCTGCCAACGTTATGTTTCTGTTGGATGGCAAATTGGTTACGCCATCAACCCGCGATACCATCTTGGATGGTGTAACCCGCGATACCGTAATTGCAATGGCTAAAGACTGGGGCATTACAGTTGAAGAGCGCCGCATATCTATTACCGAAATTTTGGAAGGTGCCCGTAGCGGCAAGTTAACGGATGCCTTTGGCGCCGGAACAGCTGCTACCATTGCCCCTGTTGGTGCCTTTAACTTTGAAGGCGAAGAATATACATTGAGCGATCCTGCTACCCGCGAATTCTCTAACCGTTTATTTAACACCCTGAACGACCTCCGCTACGGCCTTATAGCAGATACGCATGGCTGGAACTATATGGTATAA
- a CDS encoding universal stress protein — METTRILIGIDESKYADYAAEYGFNLARKLDAAVGIVNIIEPVPAVVSPMNDTTFGLPFEGTAEINTVEMMNTQNQAADSLLGRIVQKYGTDLQVTQYTDYGSSADGIVNCGAQFGATLIVIGTHHRSGFDRLLMGSVAEEVVRKSKVPVLVVPLNEAETV; from the coding sequence ATGGAAACTACCCGAATATTGATAGGTATAGATGAAAGCAAATATGCCGACTACGCTGCCGAGTATGGTTTTAACCTTGCCCGTAAACTGGATGCCGCTGTAGGTATTGTAAATATTATAGAGCCTGTGCCTGCCGTGGTTTCGCCCATGAATGATACCACTTTTGGTTTGCCTTTTGAAGGTACTGCCGAAATAAACACCGTTGAAATGATGAATACTCAAAACCAGGCAGCCGATAGCTTACTTGGACGTATTGTACAAAAATATGGTACTGACTTGCAGGTAACCCAATACACCGACTACGGCTCAAGCGCCGATGGTATTGTGAACTGCGGCGCTCAATTTGGCGCTACCTTGATTGTGATAGGCACCCATCACCGTAGCGGATTCGACCGCTTGTTGATGGGCAGCGTGGCTGAAGAGGTTGTTCGTAAATCAAAGGTTCCGGTATTAGTTGTTCCTTTGAACGAAGCAGAGACCGTATAA
- a CDS encoding HAD-IB family phosphatase yields MGQYYIIDFDSTFTQVEALDELARISLKDHPGREQIYQQIEDLTNAAMEGKLSFADSLEGRIRLLSANREHLSQLVKHLRKKVSPSFSRNSMFFKNHQDEVLIVSGGFKEFITPVVSEYYIKKENIYANTFEFNEQGDIIGYDRSNPLSQEGGKVKLLKELNLQGEIHGIGDGYSDFQLKESGLIKKFFAFTENIERKSVVEKADHVTPSLDEFLYINRLPRAISYPKNRIKCLVVGKVEEEALVQMQKEGYNIRHHDEIKESYLQEAGVLLCDEAHQPTPEQLQNAGRLKVIGCFGKVNSRKVMDAACENGIIIFDDPKHNPRSADFIPKRVIAFMNEGKTHTSCNFPDLQPPRINNAHRLIHIHKNVPGILAKINEVFARHNINIVGEFLVTNAQIGYVITDVSSGYDEQILSELKAIENTIKFRLLY; encoded by the coding sequence ATGGGGCAATATTATATTATAGATTTTGATAGCACCTTTACACAGGTTGAAGCGTTAGATGAACTGGCGCGTATCAGTTTAAAAGATCATCCCGGGCGGGAACAGATTTACCAGCAGATTGAAGATTTAACCAATGCGGCAATGGAAGGCAAGCTTTCCTTTGCTGATAGTTTGGAAGGGCGCATTAGACTATTAAGCGCTAACCGCGAGCATTTGAGTCAACTGGTGAAACATCTTCGTAAAAAGGTGTCGCCTTCTTTTTCCCGTAACAGTATGTTCTTTAAAAATCACCAGGACGAGGTACTGATCGTATCGGGTGGTTTTAAAGAATTTATTACTCCTGTTGTAAGCGAGTATTATATTAAAAAAGAAAATATATACGCCAACACGTTTGAGTTTAACGAGCAGGGCGATATAATAGGTTATGACCGCAGCAATCCCTTATCACAAGAAGGCGGTAAAGTGAAGCTGCTTAAAGAACTTAATTTACAAGGCGAGATCCATGGCATTGGCGATGGCTATTCAGATTTTCAGTTGAAGGAATCGGGTCTTATTAAAAAGTTTTTTGCTTTTACGGAGAACATCGAACGTAAATCGGTAGTGGAAAAGGCAGATCACGTAACGCCCAGCCTCGATGAGTTTTTATACATCAATCGCTTGCCCCGGGCTATATCTTATCCTAAAAACCGTATAAAGTGCTTAGTGGTAGGTAAGGTTGAAGAAGAGGCGCTGGTACAAATGCAAAAGGAAGGTTACAATATTCGCCATCATGACGAAATAAAGGAATCCTATTTGCAGGAGGCCGGTGTTTTACTTTGCGATGAAGCTCACCAGCCCACGCCCGAGCAATTACAGAATGCAGGCCGGTTAAAAGTAATAGGTTGCTTTGGCAAAGTTAACAGCAGAAAAGTGATGGATGCTGCCTGCGAAAATGGTATCATCATTTTTGATGATCCAAAGCATAATCCGCGTAGTGCTGATTTTATCCCTAAAAGGGTTATAGCCTTTATGAACGAGGGCAAAACCCATACCAGCTGTAATTTTCCTGATTTGCAGCCACCCCGTATTAATAATGCACACCGGTTAATACACATTCACAAAAACGTACCGGGTATACTTGCAAAGATAAACGAGGTTTTTGCTCGCCATAATATTAACATTGTAGGAGAGTTTCTGGTTACTAACGCACAAATTGGTTATGTAATTACCGACGTAAGTTCCGGCTACGACGAGCAGATACTCAGCGAACTGAAAGCTATAGAAAATACAATTAAATTTAGGCTGCTATATTAA